One part of the Hydrogenobacter sp. T-2 genome encodes these proteins:
- a CDS encoding acylphosphatase, translating to MIALKIYVSGIVQGVGYRAFTKRIAQSYGLTGWVKNLPDGRVEVFVQGDKEVVWEFLKQLWEGPPAGRVDRMEILKEVPSHEERDFTIRY from the coding sequence ATGATAGCTCTAAAAATATATGTAAGTGGTATAGTGCAAGGTGTAGGTTATAGGGCTTTTACAAAAAGGATTGCTCAGAGTTATGGTCTTACTGGTTGGGTTAAAAACTTGCCCGATGGAAGGGTTGAGGTTTTTGTTCAGGGAGATAAGGAGGTGGTATGGGAGTTTTTGAAACAACTTTGGGAGGGTCCTCCTGCGGGAAGAGTTGACCGCATGGAGATCCTCAAGGAGGTGCCAAGCCATGAGGAAAGGGATTTTACTATTAGGTATTAG
- a CDS encoding PSP1 domain-containing protein yields the protein MSYIKAKFKDTNKVLQVEGVWEKDVSRGELLVVQSEKGEEVVRVLGTSKEPSSYRAIFLRKAKREDIQRMEENEEKAKEAMAVCKKKIIEHGLDMKLIKTYIPLDKSKIFFYYTSDHRVDFRNLVRDLAKIFKKRIEMRQVGVRDAVQMLGWVGACGDMPCCIRFQEEFQSVSLRDIEEQNLPLSPQKFTGPCGRLMCCLVFERENYLIKSILPEAGSELCYGGKVYKVLHVDPIKWKISLVSEDSKKEIDLEDVLPGGYEKALKHCQTCGGCCRRASVENEAFAGIE from the coding sequence ATGTCTTACATAAAGGCAAAGTTTAAGGATACCAATAAGGTGCTTCAGGTTGAAGGTGTATGGGAAAAGGATGTATCCCGGGGCGAGCTTCTTGTAGTTCAATCAGAAAAGGGAGAGGAGGTGGTAAGGGTGCTTGGCACTTCAAAGGAGCCCTCTTCTTATAGAGCCATATTCCTTAGAAAGGCAAAAAGAGAAGACATACAGAGGATGGAAGAAAACGAAGAGAAAGCCAAGGAGGCAATGGCAGTATGCAAAAAGAAGATAATTGAACATGGGCTTGACATGAAGCTCATAAAGACCTACATACCCTTAGACAAGAGTAAGATATTCTTCTACTATACTTCCGACCATAGGGTAGACTTTAGGAACCTTGTCAGAGACCTTGCAAAGATATTCAAAAAAAGGATAGAGATGAGGCAGGTGGGAGTGAGAGACGCGGTGCAGATGCTCGGATGGGTTGGTGCATGCGGAGATATGCCTTGCTGTATAAGATTTCAGGAAGAGTTCCAGTCTGTGTCTTTACGCGATATAGAGGAGCAAAACCTCCCCCTATCGCCTCAGAAGTTTACAGGTCCTTGCGGAAGACTTATGTGTTGTTTGGTCTTTGAAAGGGAAAACTACCTCATAAAGTCCATACTACCCGAGGCAGGAAGTGAACTTTGCTACGGAGGCAAAGTCTACAAAGTTCTGCATGTTGACCCCATAAAGTGGAAGATAAGTCTTGTCTCAGAAGATTCAAAAAAGGAGATAGACTTAGAAGACGTATTGCCGGGGGGCTACGAAAAGGCTCTCAAACACTGCCAAACTTGTGGCGGTTGTTGTAGAAGGGCTTCTGTGGAAAATGAGGCTTTTGCAGGAATTGAGTAG
- a CDS encoding RusA family crossover junction endodeoxyribonuclease has product MIELRLSMLPVPKSNRYIRRRGGRVFKPPRVKNWEVSALWEIREQYKGEPLEGKLSVYVELVLPNHRRRDIDNMLKSLWDILERGGVIKNDSQIYEVRTIKKVVKGLQGTIIRLGEFNYGTEGS; this is encoded by the coding sequence ATGATAGAATTGAGACTTTCCATGCTTCCAGTGCCTAAGAGCAATAGGTATATAAGGAGAAGAGGTGGCAGAGTGTTCAAACCTCCAAGGGTAAAAAACTGGGAAGTTAGTGCTTTGTGGGAGATAAGGGAGCAATACAAAGGAGAGCCATTAGAAGGTAAACTGTCAGTTTATGTGGAGCTTGTGCTTCCTAACCATAGGAGAAGAGACATAGACAATATGCTAAAAAGCCTGTGGGATATCTTAGAAAGGGGTGGCGTGATAAAAAACGACAGTCAGATATACGAGGTAAGAACTATAAAGAAAGTTGTAAAAGGTCTGCAAGGGACCATAATAAGATTGGGAGAATTTAATTATGGCACTGAGGGTTCTTAA
- a CDS encoding septal ring lytic transglycosylase RlpA family protein has translation MKTAILTALLFFSFALAQDCKVQEGYASWYGGKFHGRKTSSGEVFNKHKFTAASRDYPLGTYLLVKNLSNGEEVVVVVTDRGPAKRSRIIDLSKSAAEKIGMLRQGVAKVQVMPLYCAVKGDELSEEVHEEIIRDLLNTL, from the coding sequence ATGAAAACAGCCATACTTACAGCCTTGCTATTTTTTTCCTTTGCCCTCGCTCAGGACTGTAAGGTTCAAGAGGGCTATGCAAGCTGGTATGGTGGAAAGTTTCATGGTAGGAAAACAAGCTCAGGAGAGGTTTTCAATAAGCACAAGTTTACCGCAGCGTCAAGAGATTACCCCCTTGGAACCTATCTACTGGTTAAGAACCTCAGTAATGGGGAAGAAGTAGTTGTGGTAGTAACAGATAGGGGACCAGCCAAAAGGAGCAGAATAATAGACCTCTCAAAATCCGCAGCGGAAAAGATAGGAATGCTAAGGCAAGGTGTAGCTAAGGTTCAGGTAATGCCCCTCTACTGTGCGGTAAAGGGTGATGAACTTAGCGAGGAGGTTCACGAAGAGATTATTAGAGACCTTCTAAACACATTGTAG
- the upp gene encoding uracil phosphoribosyltransferase, with the protein MALRVLNNPLLKHKLNIVRQKQTPPDKLRTLLEEIALMSMPLIFEDIPIRVERIETPTGVGDFEFVEEEDFVFVCILRAGLPLLNGALQALPGAGVGFLAIKRKEQNLEAELFYKRLPSLEGKCVVLLDPMLATGGTLNLALSELKPLKPKRLISLNLVASPEGVERIISEHPDVDLFILNIDEGLNPAGYIVPGVGDIGDRLFTEGL; encoded by the coding sequence ATGGCACTGAGGGTTCTTAACAATCCATTACTAAAGCACAAGCTAAATATTGTGAGGCAAAAACAAACTCCACCAGATAAGTTAAGAACTCTTCTTGAGGAAATAGCCCTTATGAGCATGCCTCTAATATTTGAAGATATCCCTATAAGAGTAGAAAGAATTGAGACACCTACAGGTGTTGGGGATTTTGAGTTTGTGGAAGAAGAGGATTTTGTGTTTGTTTGCATACTTAGAGCTGGTCTTCCTCTGTTAAATGGTGCTCTACAGGCATTGCCGGGTGCAGGGGTAGGGTTCTTAGCTATAAAAAGGAAGGAGCAAAACTTAGAGGCAGAGCTCTTTTACAAAAGACTGCCATCCTTGGAAGGCAAATGTGTGGTTTTGCTTGACCCCATGTTAGCGACGGGAGGCACTCTTAACCTTGCCCTGAGTGAATTAAAACCTCTGAAGCCCAAAAGACTCATATCTCTAAACCTTGTTGCCTCACCTGAAGGAGTTGAAAGGATAATTTCAGAACATCCGGATGTTGACCTTTTTATTCTTAACATAGATGAGGGTCTAAACCCCGCAGGCTACATAGTCCCAGGAGTTGGAGATATAGGTGATAGGCTCTTTACTGAAGGTCTCTAA
- a CDS encoding tetratricopeptide repeat protein yields MKKLLFALLFVWSSAFAINEELCRSLVNAGDYSRAVQVGQELIRRNPNSYWAHLCLTRAYYEVGDFQKSLEHAQALERLARNDEELSTAYNRLGLVYSRLGDLDTALMYHMRHLSLSRKMGDRRGEAIALNNIALIYENKGDYQKALEYYMRSLNLKDDPREKAPTLNNIGIVYDKLGDYKNAERYLKQAIELAEKSGDFHGAGRRMLNLGNIYRKMKNYKLAEELLSEGLERVKRVGDSYWEFVGYNYFTYLYFDMRDYKKSLEYAYMAYELGKRMGYNNSNAIEYISAILLIRPELRAYIEEISKGDSELLKAVEEAKSWDGVKRLVAEAKDSQKQEETPQQQEQAPKKGSQKRK; encoded by the coding sequence ATGAAAAAACTGCTTTTTGCCTTGCTTTTTGTGTGGAGCAGTGCCTTTGCCATTAACGAAGAGCTATGTAGAAGCCTTGTAAATGCCGGAGACTACTCAAGGGCAGTGCAAGTAGGACAGGAGCTAATCAGAAGAAATCCCAATAGCTACTGGGCTCACTTGTGCTTGACAAGGGCTTACTACGAAGTTGGAGACTTTCAGAAATCTCTGGAGCATGCACAGGCTTTGGAAAGACTGGCAAGGAACGACGAAGAGCTTTCAACCGCTTACAACCGCTTGGGGCTGGTTTACAGTAGACTTGGAGACCTTGACACTGCTCTTATGTATCATATGAGACACTTGAGCCTTTCAAGAAAGATGGGGGATAGAAGGGGAGAGGCAATAGCACTCAATAACATAGCTCTTATATACGAGAACAAAGGCGACTACCAAAAAGCCCTTGAATACTATATGAGGTCTTTGAACCTAAAGGATGACCCAAGAGAAAAAGCTCCAACCTTGAATAACATAGGAATTGTCTATGACAAACTTGGAGACTACAAAAATGCGGAGAGGTATTTAAAACAGGCAATAGAGCTTGCGGAAAAGAGCGGAGACTTTCATGGTGCTGGTAGAAGGATGCTAAACCTTGGGAATATTTATAGGAAAATGAAAAACTACAAACTTGCAGAGGAATTGCTTTCTGAGGGCTTGGAGAGGGTTAAAAGAGTGGGAGATAGCTATTGGGAATTTGTGGGATACAATTACTTTACCTACCTCTACTTTGATATGAGAGACTACAAAAAATCTCTTGAGTATGCTTACATGGCTTATGAGCTTGGTAAGAGAATGGGATATAACAATTCTAATGCTATAGAATACATATCTGCCATTTTGCTAATTAGACCTGAGCTTAGGGCTTACATTGAGGAGATTTCTAAAGGGGACAGTGAGCTTTTAAAGGCGGTAGAGGAGGCAAAAAGCTGGGACGGTGTTAAAAGGCTTGTGGCTGAGGCTAAGGATTCTCAAAAGCAAGAAGAAACTCCTCAACAGCAAGAGCAAGCTCCCAAGAAGGGTTCACAGAAAAGGAAATGA
- a CDS encoding radical SAM protein has product MRLLQELSSNLNRLFLLELHDGSRVEAVYYRGDTLCISTQVGCAIGCPFCLSGKGGLLRNLSAEEIILQYELLKDRLEIRGIAFAGIGEPLMNWEAVKKAFWHFKALGLRVSFYTTGYPVKKLRELLALPHRGVSISVHSVKEETRKRLLPYAGSLEDLIQTLREELSSMSLRKRKKISLAYLLLKGVNDTEEELKDFAMLVKSLGVSATLLRYNQTVGKFKDVEDWEYERAFLLLKSYGIRVTLSNRFRKDPLGGCGTLVANRNPTMCLEGL; this is encoded by the coding sequence ATGAGGCTTTTGCAGGAATTGAGTAGTAATCTTAACAGGCTGTTTCTCCTTGAGCTTCATGACGGAAGTAGGGTTGAAGCAGTCTACTATAGAGGTGATACCCTCTGTATATCCACTCAAGTGGGTTGTGCAATAGGCTGTCCCTTTTGCCTTTCAGGTAAGGGTGGGCTTTTGAGAAACCTTTCTGCGGAGGAGATAATACTGCAATATGAACTTTTGAAAGATAGGCTTGAAATAAGAGGTATAGCCTTTGCGGGTATAGGTGAGCCTCTTATGAACTGGGAAGCGGTAAAGAAAGCCTTCTGGCACTTTAAGGCTTTGGGCTTGAGGGTGAGCTTCTACACAACAGGATACCCAGTTAAAAAACTTAGAGAGCTTTTAGCCTTACCTCATAGAGGAGTTAGCATATCTGTGCATTCTGTGAAAGAAGAAACAAGGAAAAGACTGCTTCCTTATGCTGGTAGTTTGGAAGATCTTATACAAACCTTAAGAGAAGAGCTTTCCAGTATGTCTTTGAGGAAGAGGAAAAAGATAAGCCTCGCTTACTTGCTTCTTAAAGGAGTAAACGATACGGAAGAGGAGCTGAAGGATTTTGCCATGCTTGTAAAATCCTTGGGAGTGAGTGCCACATTGTTGAGGTATAACCAAACAGTAGGCAAATTCAAGGATGTGGAGGACTGGGAGTATGAGAGAGCCTTTCTACTTTTGAAATCTTATGGCATAAGGGTTACGCTCTCCAACAGATTTAGAAAAGACCCTCTTGGAGGATGCGGGACGCTTGTAGCAAACAGAAACCCTACAATGTGTTTAGAAGGTCTCTAA
- a CDS encoding SWIM zinc finger family protein — translation MSLKDIKEEELLELIEEYFDERVVKRGINYAKQGLVVNKEFLNPNYLYGEVYGNELYSVEVVYLDGDLYTNCTCPYGEFCKHAVALLLHKGEGKRRKEPNLKTFMKNLLRELENTGFLSFDEDEWLYIVQNTDKDSVWKSLVDFCKEVADGYYEDFRIDDLIVPFVERLESGDRARFFLDIYNAFDEYFPIGSHAKVLKTFEEKDKEVLRKAIEKDISLRENPFVLTFLGETL, via the coding sequence ATGTCTCTTAAGGATATAAAAGAGGAGGAGCTTTTAGAGTTAATTGAGGAGTATTTTGATGAGCGTGTGGTAAAGAGGGGAATTAACTATGCAAAACAGGGGCTGGTGGTAAATAAGGAGTTTTTAAATCCTAACTACCTTTATGGTGAGGTTTATGGTAATGAGCTTTACAGCGTGGAAGTGGTTTACTTGGATGGTGATTTATATACAAACTGCACTTGTCCTTATGGGGAGTTTTGTAAGCATGCGGTTGCTCTTTTGTTGCATAAAGGGGAGGGAAAGAGGCGAAAAGAACCAAACCTTAAGACTTTTATGAAAAACCTTTTGAGGGAGCTTGAAAACACTGGATTTTTGAGTTTTGATGAGGATGAGTGGCTGTATATAGTGCAAAATACTGACAAGGATAGTGTATGGAAGTCTCTTGTGGATTTCTGTAAAGAAGTAGCGGATGGCTATTATGAAGATTTTAGGATTGATGATTTGATTGTTCCTTTTGTTGAAAGGTTGGAAAGTGGAGACAGAGCAAGGTTCTTTTTGGATATTTACAATGCCTTTGATGAATATTTTCCAATAGGTAGCCATGCAAAGGTGCTAAAAACTTTTGAGGAAAAGGACAAAGAGGTTCTCAGGAAGGCTATTGAGAAGGATATAAGTCTTAGGGAAAATCCTTTTGTATTAACATTTTTAGGTGAAACTTTATAA
- a CDS encoding DUF4149 domain-containing protein has translation MLKFLLFINSLYLGLGSFFSFFIAPTLFKVLQKEQAGVVVEKVFPVYFSLGLVVSLITLILGFKYGKLIFGLALVNALTHALHIFYVLPTAHNLKMVDYQAFMKWHGISMGMNLLSLFLTLLICIVLMRK, from the coding sequence ATGCTTAAGTTTTTGCTATTTATAAACTCCCTATACCTTGGGCTTGGCTCTTTCTTTAGTTTCTTTATTGCTCCCACTCTTTTTAAGGTGCTTCAAAAAGAACAGGCGGGTGTGGTGGTGGAGAAGGTTTTCCCTGTATACTTTAGCCTTGGGCTTGTAGTTTCTCTTATTACCTTAATACTTGGCTTTAAATACGGTAAGCTAATATTCGGATTGGCTCTTGTAAACGCTTTAACCCATGCACTCCATATCTTTTACGTGCTTCCCACCGCTCATAATCTAAAGATGGTAGACTATCAAGCCTTTATGAAGTGGCATGGTATATCCATGGGTATGAATTTACTGAGCCTTTTCCTTACGCTTCTTATATGCATAGTTCTTATGAGAAAATGA
- a CDS encoding UbiX family flavin prenyltransferase — MSNKIVVCITGASGAIYGYRLLQVLSSMDFEIDLIVSSSGWVVLKQELDLTKAEILREFPKVRLIPEKDIANPVASGSRLIFYRGVVVAPCSMSTLSHVACGTNQNLIHRVCEVALKERVPLVLLVREAPYSLIHLKNMLEVSQAGAIVMPASPGFYHRPKSLQELVDFVVGKVLDSLRIEHNLYRRWRE, encoded by the coding sequence ATGTCAAACAAGATAGTAGTATGCATTACAGGAGCAAGCGGTGCCATATATGGCTATAGGCTCTTACAGGTTCTAAGTTCAATGGACTTTGAGATAGACCTTATAGTCTCCTCTTCTGGCTGGGTGGTTCTAAAGCAAGAGCTTGACCTAACCAAGGCAGAGATACTCAGGGAGTTTCCAAAGGTAAGGCTCATTCCAGAAAAGGACATAGCCAATCCAGTAGCCAGTGGCTCAAGGCTTATCTTTTATAGGGGTGTGGTGGTAGCACCCTGCTCCATGAGCACCCTCTCTCATGTAGCCTGTGGGACTAACCAAAACCTTATCCACAGAGTATGCGAAGTTGCACTAAAGGAAAGAGTTCCTCTTGTTTTGTTGGTAAGAGAAGCACCCTACTCTTTGATTCATCTTAAAAACATGCTTGAAGTTTCACAAGCAGGTGCAATAGTCATGCCCGCAAGCCCGGGTTTTTATCACAGACCCAAAAGCCTGCAAGAGCTTGTAGACTTTGTGGTGGGTAAAGTGCTTGATAGTCTGAGGATAGAGCATAACCTATACAGAAGGTGGAGGGAGTAG
- the accC gene encoding acetyl-CoA carboxylase biotin carboxylase subunit: MQSLLIANRGEIAVRVIRTAKEMGIRTIAIYSEADANSMHVKLADKGICIGPPEPSKSYLDTPRIMSALEVSGADAVHPGYGFLSENPKFAEIVRASGKIFVGPSAETLELIGDKVKAKEVAKKVGLPLVPGSDGPVDFQKALEVASKIGYPIVIKAAAGGGGRGIRVINNEKELREKLPLAMQEAQVAFGDGRVYIEKYLINPKHIEIQVLADKYGKVLTLGERECSIQRRHQKLIEEAPSSYLTEEKRREMEELVAEFCREIGYEGAGTVEFLVDQEGNFYFMEMNGRIQVEHPVTEIVYGIDLVEWQIRIARGEKLNIQKPERRGYAIECRINAEDPNTFLPSPGMVEELYLPGGYGVRVDTHLYCGYSVPPYYDSLLAKLICWGQTREEAIKRSIRALEEFRISGSGLKTNIEFHKRVLSSREFQQGKHHIRFVEELMI, translated from the coding sequence ATGCAAAGCCTTCTTATAGCCAATAGAGGTGAGATAGCGGTTAGAGTTATAAGAACCGCCAAAGAAATGGGCATAAGGACTATAGCCATATACTCAGAAGCGGATGCAAACAGCATGCACGTAAAACTTGCAGACAAAGGCATATGCATAGGACCTCCAGAACCCTCAAAGAGCTATTTAGACACGCCCAGAATAATGTCTGCCCTTGAGGTCTCGGGTGCAGATGCGGTCCACCCGGGATACGGCTTTTTGTCAGAAAACCCCAAGTTTGCAGAAATAGTTAGGGCGAGTGGTAAGATCTTTGTGGGTCCTTCTGCGGAAACCCTTGAACTAATCGGTGATAAAGTAAAGGCAAAAGAGGTGGCAAAAAAGGTTGGACTTCCCCTTGTGCCGGGAAGCGATGGACCTGTGGACTTTCAGAAGGCTCTTGAGGTGGCAAGCAAGATAGGTTATCCAATAGTTATAAAAGCCGCCGCAGGTGGAGGAGGAAGAGGCATAAGAGTTATAAACAACGAAAAGGAGCTAAGGGAGAAATTACCTTTAGCCATGCAGGAGGCACAAGTAGCCTTTGGAGATGGAAGAGTATACATTGAAAAGTATCTCATAAACCCCAAACACATAGAAATCCAAGTCCTTGCAGACAAATATGGAAAGGTGCTTACCCTCGGAGAAAGGGAGTGCTCCATCCAAAGAAGACATCAAAAACTCATAGAAGAAGCTCCAAGTTCTTATCTTACAGAAGAAAAGAGAAGAGAAATGGAAGAACTTGTGGCTGAATTTTGCAGAGAGATAGGATATGAGGGTGCAGGCACGGTGGAATTTCTTGTAGACCAAGAGGGCAACTTCTATTTTATGGAGATGAACGGACGCATACAGGTAGAGCATCCTGTCACGGAGATAGTCTATGGCATAGACTTGGTAGAGTGGCAGATAAGAATAGCAAGGGGTGAAAAATTAAACATACAAAAGCCAGAAAGAAGAGGCTACGCCATAGAGTGTAGAATAAATGCGGAGGACCCAAATACCTTTTTACCCTCTCCTGGCATGGTAGAAGAGTTATATCTCCCAGGAGGCTATGGTGTTAGGGTAGACACTCACCTATACTGTGGCTACTCTGTGCCACCCTATTATGACTCTCTCCTTGCCAAGCTCATATGCTGGGGGCAAACAAGAGAAGAGGCTATAAAGAGGTCTATAAGAGCCCTTGAGGAGTTTAGAATATCTGGCAGTGGACTAAAGACCAACATAGAATTTCACAAGAGGGTTCTCTCCAGTAGAGAATTCCAACAGGGAAAACATCACATAAGGTTTGTAGAAGAGCTTATGATATGA
- a CDS encoding LysM peptidoglycan-binding domain-containing protein, translating into MRKGILLLGISLSFSFALECKNYRVKEGDTLERIARREGIDINTLKSANRGIDERRLRVGQTICIPVKATQVRSTEKYAIYEVKRGDTLQRIANSFGVDVKTLKEFNNLKDDRIVEGQKIRIPARTSANRIEGSTIENHDIYTVRRGGRLEHVAQATGVPLRDLERLNPELRGKWLPAGTKVRVPKGSLQAKTEGRESPGEKYEIYTVKRGGRLEHVAQATGVPLRDLERLNPELRGKWLPAGTKVKVPVRERQLAEARRRQENYDIYKVRRGGRLSDVSRVTGVPLRELERLNPELKGKFLRAGTEVKIPKRETLTAEGPTQDRRQQVSRREERAVLAEPERETPTILAPRNLNIPIPVEGKVVKVPKGIEISAPCSSPVRAVEEGRVIYSGGDLQAYGNMVIVEHENFISLYAYNETNLVRRGERVSRGQVIAKVGKKNNSEECILRFELRNKEGVPLDPTEYIRDLQ; encoded by the coding sequence ATGAGGAAAGGGATTTTACTATTAGGTATTAGTCTTAGCTTTTCCTTTGCCCTGGAATGTAAAAACTATAGGGTAAAAGAAGGGGACACTCTGGAAAGGATAGCCAGGAGAGAGGGAATAGATATAAACACCCTAAAGTCTGCCAACAGAGGTATTGATGAGAGAAGGCTAAGAGTTGGTCAAACAATATGCATACCAGTAAAAGCCACACAAGTAAGGTCTACAGAAAAATACGCCATATATGAGGTAAAGAGAGGAGATACTCTACAGAGGATAGCAAATAGCTTTGGTGTTGATGTAAAAACTCTTAAGGAATTTAATAACTTGAAAGATGATAGAATTGTGGAAGGTCAGAAGATAAGGATTCCTGCAAGAACAAGTGCTAATAGAATAGAAGGATCTACAATAGAAAATCATGATATCTACACAGTAAGAAGAGGTGGAAGGCTTGAGCATGTGGCACAAGCGACAGGTGTCCCTCTTAGAGATTTAGAAAGGCTCAATCCAGAGTTAAGGGGTAAATGGCTTCCTGCAGGCACAAAGGTGAGAGTGCCTAAGGGTAGCTTGCAAGCAAAAACAGAAGGGAGAGAAAGCCCAGGAGAAAAGTATGAGATTTATACCGTTAAAAGAGGTGGAAGGCTTGAGCATGTGGCACAGGCGACAGGTGTCCCTCTTAGAGATTTAGAAAGGCTCAATCCAGAGTTAAGGGGTAAATGGCTTCCTGCAGGCACAAAAGTAAAAGTGCCTGTAAGAGAAAGGCAATTGGCGGAGGCAAGAAGGAGGCAAGAAAATTATGATATATATAAAGTTAGGAGAGGAGGCAGACTTAGCGATGTTTCTAGGGTGACAGGCGTTCCGCTTAGGGAATTGGAAAGATTAAACCCAGAGCTAAAGGGTAAATTTTTAAGGGCTGGGACAGAGGTAAAAATTCCTAAGAGAGAAACCCTAACCGCAGAAGGACCAACACAGGATAGAAGACAGCAGGTCAGTAGGAGAGAGGAAAGGGCTGTATTAGCAGAGCCAGAGAGGGAGACGCCTACCATCTTAGCACCAAGAAATCTAAATATACCAATACCTGTTGAAGGTAAGGTTGTCAAAGTGCCAAAAGGTATAGAAATCTCTGCACCCTGCTCATCACCTGTAAGAGCTGTTGAAGAAGGCAGAGTAATTTATAGCGGAGGTGACCTACAGGCTTATGGAAATATGGTCATAGTTGAGCATGAAAACTTTATATCCCTGTATGCCTACAACGAGACAAATCTCGTTAGAAGAGGAGAGAGAGTAAGCAGGGGACAGGTTATAGCTAAAGTGGGCAAGAAAAACAACTCTGAAGAGTGCATACTAAGGTTTGAGCTGAGAAATAAGGAGGGTGTCCCCCTCGACCCAACAGAATACATTAGAGACCTTCAGTAA
- a CDS encoding DNA polymerase III subunit has protein sequence MRERFRQFLSRLFYQRRVPASLLMYGKEGIGKRDIAFEFASSLLCLQEKYPPCGECESCFHMKDFKEKKEEELAFYGEDKRGKKVYLYLQGDHPDFIYLKPEKAEIKIDQIRGVKDFVYLKPALSKRKVVLIEPADAMNMQAQNALLKVLEEPPEDTHFLLVANKLQKILPTIKSRSFLLEVPPLSEEELKEKTGIDDPLILELSEGSLEIALKLKEDIELINTAKALLEGDILTLYKKALEVENWEYERQALLLKVIISLLHKKYLETRQEVYQQSLDKASMGLEYLSKGIRLSLLLFQLRGGVNNVLHKGKV, from the coding sequence ATGAGGGAGAGGTTCAGACAATTCTTAAGTAGACTCTTTTACCAAAGACGTGTGCCAGCATCACTTCTAATGTATGGAAAGGAAGGCATAGGAAAAAGGGATATAGCCTTTGAATTTGCAAGTTCCCTTTTGTGTCTACAAGAAAAATACCCACCCTGTGGAGAGTGTGAGTCTTGCTTCCATATGAAGGACTTTAAAGAGAAAAAGGAAGAGGAGTTAGCCTTCTACGGAGAGGACAAGAGAGGTAAAAAGGTTTATCTCTACCTCCAAGGAGACCACCCAGACTTTATATACCTCAAGCCAGAAAAGGCTGAGATAAAGATAGACCAAATAAGAGGCGTTAAGGACTTTGTATATCTTAAACCCGCCCTATCTAAAAGAAAGGTAGTTCTTATAGAGCCTGCGGATGCTATGAACATGCAGGCACAGAATGCCCTTTTGAAGGTTCTTGAAGAGCCTCCCGAGGATACCCATTTTCTCTTGGTAGCCAACAAGCTCCAAAAAATACTGCCTACCATAAAATCCCGCAGCTTTCTCCTTGAAGTTCCACCGTTGAGCGAAGAAGAATTGAAAGAAAAAACAGGAATAGATGACCCACTAATCCTTGAACTTTCTGAAGGAAGCCTTGAGATAGCTCTGAAGTTAAAGGAGGACATAGAGCTAATAAACACCGCAAAGGCTTTGCTTGAAGGCGATATACTTACACTATACAAAAAAGCCCTTGAGGTAGAAAACTGGGAATATGAGAGACAAGCCTTGCTTTTGAAAGTTATCATAAGCCTGCTTCACAAAAAATATTTGGAAACAAGGCAAGAGGTTTACCAGCAATCTCTTGACAAAGCGTCCATGGGGTTAGAATATTTAAGCAAAGGTATAAGGTTGAGCCTTTTGCTTTTTCAGCTTAGAGGAGGTGTGAATAATGTCTTACATAAAGGCAAAGTTTAA